One part of the Raphanus sativus cultivar WK10039 chromosome 7, ASM80110v3, whole genome shotgun sequence genome encodes these proteins:
- the LOC108815848 gene encoding 3-hydroxy-3-methylglutaryl-coenzyme A reductase 1, whose product MVTFLGSFLARAIVNSRLNQLRGPRNFRRLLCDCSKSRVDDHRLPPSKLQEDEEIVKSVVDGVIPSYSLESRLGDCKRAASIRRQALQRLTGRSIEGLPLDGFDYDSILGQCCEMPVGYVQIPVGIAGPLLLDGYEYSVPMATTEGCLVASTNRGCKAMYVSGGATSTVLKDGMTRAPVLRFASARRASELKFFLESPENFETLAVVFNRSSRFARLQSVKCALAGKNAYVRFGCSTGDAMGMNMVCKGVEKVLEFLTEDFPDMDVIALSGNYCSDKKAAAVNWIEGRGKSVVCEAVIRGDVVNKVLKTSVAALVELNILKNLAGSAIAGSLGGFNAHASNIVSAVFLATGQDPAQNVESSHCITMTEAINDGKDIHISVTMPSIEVGTVGGGTQLASQSACLNLLGVKGASKESPGMNSRRLATIVAGAVLAGELSLMSALAAGQLVRSHMKYNRSSRDISGATTTTTRK is encoded by the exons atggtCACGTTCTTGGGTTCGTTCCTCGCAAGGGCCATCGTTAACTCCCGTTTAAACCAGTTGAGAGGTCCACGAAATTTTCGAAGGCTCCTTTGCGATTGCAGCAAGAGTAGAGTCGACGATCACCGCCTCCCTCCCTCCAAACTACAGGAAGACGAGGAGATCGTGAAGTCTGTCGTCGACGGCGTGATCCCGTCGTACTCTCTTGAATCTCGTCTCGGAGATTGCAAGAGAGCCGCGTCTATAAGGCGCCAGGCGCTGCAGAGGCTTACCGGGAGATCGATCGAAGGATTACCGTTGGATGGGTTTGATTACGATTCCATCTTAGGGCAATGCTGTGAGATGCCTGTAGGGTACGTTCAGATTCCCGTGGGGATCGCTGGACCGTTGTTGCTCGACGGTTATGAGTACTCTGTTCCGATGGCTACTACGGAAGGTTGTTTGGTTGCGAGTACTAACAGAGGGTGTAAGGCTATGTATGTCTCTGGTGGAGCCACCAGTACTGTTCTCAAGGATGGTATGACTCGTGCTCCTGTTCTTAGGTTCGCGTCTGCGAGGAGAGCTTCCGAGCTCAAGTTTTTCTTGGAGAGTCCTGAGAACTTTGAGACTCTGGCTGTTGTTTTCAACAGGTCAAGTAGATTTGCGAGGCTGCAGAGTGTTAAGTGCGCGCTCGCGGGGAAGAATGCTTATGTGAGGTTCGGTTGTAGTACTGGTGATGCTATGGGGATGAATATGGTATGTAAAGGTGTGGAGAAAGTTCttgagtttctcactgaagattTTCCTGATATGGATGTGATTGCACTCTCTG gtaACTACTGTTCGGACAAGAAAGCTGCTGCTGTGAACTGGATCGAGGGACGTGGAAAATCAGTTGTGTGCGAGGCAGTAATCAGAGGAGATGTTGTGAACAAGGTCTTGAAAACGAGCGTGGCTGCTTTGGTGGAGCTTAATATTCTCAAGAACCTTGCTGGCTCTGCTATCGCAGGCTCTCTAGGTGGATTCAATGCTCACGCCAGCAACATAGTCTCTGCTGTGTTCTTAGCCACTGGTCAAGATCCTGCTCAAAACGTTGAGAGCTCTCACTGCATCACCATGACGGAAGCTATTAACGACGGGAAAGATATCCATATCTCCGTAACCATGCCATCTATTGAG GTGGGGACAGTGGGAGGAGGAACACAGCTTGCGTCACAATCAGCGTGTCTGAACCTGCTCGGAGTTAAAGGAGCGAGCAAGGAATCGCCGGGGATGAACTCAAGGAGGCTAGCGACAATAGTGGCAGGAGCAGTTTTGGCAGGAGAGTTATCACTTATGTCAGCATTAGCAGCTGGACAACTTGTGAGGAGTCACATGAAATACAATAGATCCAGCAGAGACATCTCTggagcaacaacaacaacaacaagaaaatga
- the LOC108816153 gene encoding cinnamoyl-CoA reductase 2 yields MAEKQRICVTGSGGYIASWLVKSLLSHGYTVHGTVRDPCDRKNDHLKKLNNASKNLKLFEADLFDYEGLSSAISGCYGVFHIAGPVPFEDVPLTEEQLIKPALTGTKNVLEACTEAKVKKVVVVSSLAAVVYNPKWPRNVDVDESCWSDTQYLYSREGYWSYYFLAKTLMEREAIEWSRTSLADVVTVCPSVVIGPRLQSTLNSSSLGLLNFIKGGVISLLSDQLYLVDVRDVADALLLVYENQEAKGRYICSSHSLHNNDLMKKLMNMYPKRNFPKSFSERKEKQVNENVLRISSEKLEKLGWKFRSLEETIDDSVVSFEATGDLPKQ; encoded by the exons ATGGCTGAAAAGCAGAGGATCTGTGTTACTGGTTCAGGAGGATATATTGCTTCATGGCTCGTCAAGTCTCTTCTCTCCCATGGCTACACTGTGCATGGAACCGTTCGAGATCCTT GTGATCGAAAGAACGACCATTTGAAGAAACTGAATAATGCTTCAAAGAATCTGAAACTTTTCGAAGCAGATTTGTTTGACTATGAAGGTCTTTCTTCAGCTATTTCTGGTTGTTATGGTGTTTTTCATATTGCTGGTCCGGTGCCTTTTGAAGATGTTCCTCTCACAGAG GAACAACTGATTAAACCAGCTCTCACTGGCACCAAAAACGTTCTAGAAGCATGTACAGAAGCTAAAGTGAAGAAAGTTGTGGTTGTATCATCACTTGCGGCGGTTGTTTACAACCCAAAGTGGCCAAGAAATGTTGATGTGGACGAGAGCTGCTGGTCAGACACTCAATACCTTTACTCACGTGAG GGTTATTGGTCGTATTACTTTCTTGCCAAAACATTAATGGAACGTGAAGCTATAGAGTGGAGCAGGACAAGCTTAGCTGATGTTGTTACGGTCTGTCCCTCGGTCGTGATAGGCCCTAGGCTTCAGTCCACGCTTAACTCTAGTAGCTTGGGACTTCTAAACTTTATAAAAG GAGGTGTGATATCCTTATTGAGTGACCAACTCTATCTTGTGGATGTGCGTGATGTTGCTGATGCTCTTTTGTTGGTGTATGAAAATCAAGAAGCAAAAGGAAGATACATATGCAGTTCTCATTCACTTCACAACAACGATCTTATGAAGAAGCTGATGAATATGTATCCTAAACGCAACTTCCCTAAAAG TTTCAGTGAGAGAAAGGAGAAGCAAGTGAATGAGAATGTACTTCGAATAAGTTCAGAGAAGTTGGAGAAACTTGGGTGGAAGTTTAGGTCACTAGAAGAAACTATTGATGACTCTGTTGTGAGCTTTGAAGCTACTGGTGATCTTCCAAAGCAGTAA
- the LOC108818318 gene encoding probable RNA-binding protein ARP1 isoform X2 yields the protein MAVSGFHYLNSPFGDTTYTKVFVGGLAWETQSEALRRHFEQYGDILEAVVIADKNTGRSKGYGFVTFRDPEAARRACADPTPVIDGRRANCNLASLGRPRPPLPYAFMIPNMPGRLRPASPYIGNVQAPRGSLFGNYQYQQQPLPYNYQQGLVYPPYGVAAYGPEYMHTQSQGLYGPPYMGQQYLQVYGVPGAVNTPVYQYGQLSQTVPGGQSYAAVQGYSVPGSHVLQLGGGPTVSAMATSSMPPALQAPYPPGPAPAQSHIIVHPPQFMQSSSSDQTTSYP from the exons atggcGGTTTCTGGGTTTCACTACTTGAATTCGCCTTTCGGAGATACGACTTACACAAAGGTGTTCGTCGGTGGCCTTGCTTGGGAGACTCAAAGTGAAGCCCTTCGTCGCCATTTCGAGCAGTACGGTGATATCCTCGAGGCCGTCGTCATTGCTGATAAGAACACTGGCCGATCCAAAGGATACGGTTTT GTGACTTTTAGAGATCCAGAAGCTGCTAGGAGAGCTTGTGCTGACCCAACTCCAGTTATAGATGGTAGACGTGCCAACTGTAATCTTGCTTCCCTTGGCAGACCTCGGCCTCCGTTGCCCTATGCATTCATGATACCTAACATGCCTG GACGCTTAAGACCTGCTTCCCCCTACATTGGAAATGTGCAGGCCCCTCGTGGTTCACTTTTTGGGAACTATCAGTATCAGCAGCAACCACTTCCATATAACTACCAGCAAGGACTTGTGTATCCTCCTTATGG ggTGGCTGCATATGGACCTGAGTACATGCACACACAGTCACAG GGATTATATGGTCCTCCATACATGGGTCAGCAATACCTTCAGGTCTATGGAGTACCTGGAGCAGTTAATACACCGGTTTATCAATACGGGCAATTAAGTCAGACTGTCCCAGGTGGCCAGAGCTATGCAGCAGTTCAAGGGTACTCGGTTCCAGGAAGCCATGTTCTGCAACTTGGTGGAGGACCAACTGTTAGTGCGATGGCTACTTCATCCATGCCTCCTGCTCTTCAAGCTCCATACCCTCCAG GCCCTGCTCCAGCACAGTCCCATATCATTGTTCATCCCCCTCAGTTTATGCAGAGTAGCAGTTCTGATCAAACAACAAG TTATCCTTGA
- the LOC108818318 gene encoding probable RNA-binding protein ARP1 isoform X1 yields the protein MAVSGFHYLNSPFGDTTYTKVFVGGLAWETQSEALRRHFEQYGDILEAVVIADKNTGRSKGYGFVTFRDPEAARRACADPTPVIDGRRANCNLASLGRPRPPLPYAFMIPNMPGRLRPASPYIGNVQAPRGSLFGNYQYQQQPLPYNYQQGLVYPPYGVAAYGPEYMHTQSQGLYGPPYMGQQYLQVYGVPGAVNTPVYQYGQLSQTVPGGQSYAAVQGYSVPGSHVLQLGGGPTVSAMATSSMPPALQAPYPPGPAPAQSHIIVHPPQFMQSSSSDQTTSNGFSYP from the exons atggcGGTTTCTGGGTTTCACTACTTGAATTCGCCTTTCGGAGATACGACTTACACAAAGGTGTTCGTCGGTGGCCTTGCTTGGGAGACTCAAAGTGAAGCCCTTCGTCGCCATTTCGAGCAGTACGGTGATATCCTCGAGGCCGTCGTCATTGCTGATAAGAACACTGGCCGATCCAAAGGATACGGTTTT GTGACTTTTAGAGATCCAGAAGCTGCTAGGAGAGCTTGTGCTGACCCAACTCCAGTTATAGATGGTAGACGTGCCAACTGTAATCTTGCTTCCCTTGGCAGACCTCGGCCTCCGTTGCCCTATGCATTCATGATACCTAACATGCCTG GACGCTTAAGACCTGCTTCCCCCTACATTGGAAATGTGCAGGCCCCTCGTGGTTCACTTTTTGGGAACTATCAGTATCAGCAGCAACCACTTCCATATAACTACCAGCAAGGACTTGTGTATCCTCCTTATGG ggTGGCTGCATATGGACCTGAGTACATGCACACACAGTCACAG GGATTATATGGTCCTCCATACATGGGTCAGCAATACCTTCAGGTCTATGGAGTACCTGGAGCAGTTAATACACCGGTTTATCAATACGGGCAATTAAGTCAGACTGTCCCAGGTGGCCAGAGCTATGCAGCAGTTCAAGGGTACTCGGTTCCAGGAAGCCATGTTCTGCAACTTGGTGGAGGACCAACTGTTAGTGCGATGGCTACTTCATCCATGCCTCCTGCTCTTCAAGCTCCATACCCTCCAG GCCCTGCTCCAGCACAGTCCCATATCATTGTTCATCCCCCTCAGTTTATGCAGAGTAGCAGTTCTGATCAAACAACAAG TAATGGTTTCAGTTATCCTTGA
- the LOC108817716 gene encoding 3-hydroxy-3-methylglutaryl-coenzyme A reductase 1: MDIRRRPPKPPVNSNRFLDNRSDDDDRRKTLASPPKASDALPLPLYLTNAVFFTLFFSVAYYLLHRWRDKIRYNTPLHVVTVTELGAIVALIASFIYLLGFFGIDFVQSFISRPDSVDSDRDFDDHRLVTCPPPPPSQIVAAKLPNPEQPPLPEEDEEIVKSVLDGAIPSYSLESRLGDCKRAASIRREALQRLTGRSIEGLPLDGFDYDSILGQCCEMPVGYVQIPVGIAGPLLLDGYEYSVPMATTEGCLVASTNRGCKAMYVSGGATSTVLKDGMTRAPVVRFASARRASELKFFLESPENFETLAVVFNRSSRFARLQSVKCTLAGKNAYVRFSCSTGDAMGMNMVSKGVQNVLEFLTEDFPDMDVIGISGNFCSDKKPAAVNWIEGRGKSVVCEAVIRGETVSKVLKTSVASLVELNMLKNLTGSAIAGSLGGFNAHASNIVSAVFLATGQDPAQNVESSQCITMMEAINDGKDIHISVTMPSIEVGTVGGGTQLASQSACLNLLGVKGASKESPGMNSRRLATIVAGAVLAGELSLMSAIAAGQLVRSHMKYNRSSRDISGATTTT; this comes from the exons ATGGATATCCGACGGAGGCCTCCTAAACCGCCGGTTAACTCAAACCGGTTCCTCGATAACCGTTCCGATGACGACGATCGTCGCAAGACTCTCGCCTCTCCTCCAAAGGCCTCCGACGCGCTCCCGCTCCCTCTCTACCTCACCAACGCCGTCTTCTTCACCCTCTTCTTCTCCGTCGCCTACTACCTCCTCCACCGCTGGCGCGACAAGATCCGCTACAACACCCCTCTCCACGTCGTCACCGTCACCGAGCTCGGCGCCATCGTCGCCCTCATCGCCTCCTTCATCTACCTCCTCGGCTTCTTCGGCATCGATTTCGTCCAGTCCTTCATCTCACGCCCCGACTCCGTCGATTCCGACAGAGATTTCGACGACCACCGCCTCGTCACCtgccctcctcctcctccgtcgcAGATCGTCGCCGCCAAGCTTCCGAATCCGGAGCAGCCGCCTCTCCCCGAGGAAGACGAGGAGATCGTCAAATCCGTCCTCGACGGCGCGATCCCTTCGTACTCTCTCGAATCTCGTCTCGGAGATTGCAAGAGAGCCGCGTCTATCCGGAGGGAAGCGCTGCAGAGGCTTACCGGGAGGTCGATCGAAGGATTGCCGTTGGATGGATTCGATTACGATTCGATCTTGGGGCAATGCTGTGAGATGCCTGTGGGATACGTGCAGATCCCCGTGGGGATCGCTGGACCGTTGTTGCTTGACGGTTATGAGTATTCTGTTCCGATGGCTACTACGGAAGGGTGTTTGGTTGCGAGTACTAACAGAGGGTGTAAGGCTATGTATGTCTCTGGTGGTGCCACCAGTACTGTTCTCAAGGATGGTATGACTCGTGCTCCTGTTGTTAGGTTCGCTTCCGCGAGGAGAGCTTCTGAGCTCAAGTTTTTCTTGGAGAGTCCTGAGAACTTTGAGACTCTGGCCGTTGTTTTCAACAG GTCAAGTAGGTTTGCGAGGCTGCAGAGTGTTAAATGCACGCTCGCTGGGAAGAATGCTTATGTGAGGTTCAGTTGTAGTACTGGTGATGCTATGGGGATGAATATGGTATCCAAAGGTGTGCAGAATGTTCTTGAGTTTCTTACTGAAGATTTTCCTGACATGGATGTGATTGGAATCTCTG GTAACTTTTGTTCGGACAAGAAGCCTGCTGCTGTGAACTGGATCGAGGGACGTGGCAAATCAGTTGTTTGCGAGGCAGTGATCAGAGGAGAGACCGTGAGCAAGGTGTTGAAAACGAGCGTGGCTTCTTTGGTGGAGCTCAATATGCTCAAGAACCTTACGGGCTCTGCTATTGCAGGGTCTCTAGGTGGATTCAACGCTCACGCCAGCAACATTGTCTCTGCTGTTTTCTTAGCAACTGGTCAAGATCCAGCTCAAAACGTTGAGAGCTCTCAGTGTATCACAATGATGGAAGCCATTAATGACGGGAAAGATATCCATATCTCGGTCACTATGCCATCTATTGAG GTGGGGACAGTGGGAGGAGGAACACAGCTTGCGTCACAATCAGCGTGTTTGAACTTGCTCGGAGTTAAAGGAGCGAGCAAGGAGTCGCCGGGGATGAACTCAAGGAGGCTAGCGACGATAGTGGCAGGAGCAGTTTTGGCAGGAGAGTTATCACTTATGTCAGCAATAGCAGCTGGACAACTTGTGAGGAGTCACATGAAATACAATAGATCCAGCAGAGACATCTCTGGAGCGACGACAACAACATGA
- the LOC108818318 gene encoding probable RNA-binding protein ARP1 isoform X3: MAVSGFHYLNSPFGDTTYTKVFVGGLAWETQSEALRRHFEQYGDILEAVVIADKNTGRSKGYGFVTFRDPEAARRACADPTPVIDGRRANCNLASLGRPRPPLPYAFMIPNMPGRLRPASPYIGNVQAPRGSLFGNYQYQQQPLPYNYQQGLVYPPYGVAAYGPEYMHTQSQGLYGPPYMGQQYLQVYGVPGAVNTPVYQYGQLSQTVPGGQSYAAVQGYSVPGSHVLQLGGGPTVSAMATSSMPPALQAPYPPGYGLL, encoded by the exons atggcGGTTTCTGGGTTTCACTACTTGAATTCGCCTTTCGGAGATACGACTTACACAAAGGTGTTCGTCGGTGGCCTTGCTTGGGAGACTCAAAGTGAAGCCCTTCGTCGCCATTTCGAGCAGTACGGTGATATCCTCGAGGCCGTCGTCATTGCTGATAAGAACACTGGCCGATCCAAAGGATACGGTTTT GTGACTTTTAGAGATCCAGAAGCTGCTAGGAGAGCTTGTGCTGACCCAACTCCAGTTATAGATGGTAGACGTGCCAACTGTAATCTTGCTTCCCTTGGCAGACCTCGGCCTCCGTTGCCCTATGCATTCATGATACCTAACATGCCTG GACGCTTAAGACCTGCTTCCCCCTACATTGGAAATGTGCAGGCCCCTCGTGGTTCACTTTTTGGGAACTATCAGTATCAGCAGCAACCACTTCCATATAACTACCAGCAAGGACTTGTGTATCCTCCTTATGG ggTGGCTGCATATGGACCTGAGTACATGCACACACAGTCACAG GGATTATATGGTCCTCCATACATGGGTCAGCAATACCTTCAGGTCTATGGAGTACCTGGAGCAGTTAATACACCGGTTTATCAATACGGGCAATTAAGTCAGACTGTCCCAGGTGGCCAGAGCTATGCAGCAGTTCAAGGGTACTCGGTTCCAGGAAGCCATGTTCTGCAACTTGGTGGAGGACCAACTGTTAGTGCGATGGCTACTTCATCCATGCCTCCTGCTCTTCAAGCTCCATACCCTCCAG GTTATGGTCTCCTTTGA